One genomic segment of Vibrio sp. SCSIO 43136 includes these proteins:
- a CDS encoding HD domain-containing phosphohydrolase, with translation MENHYNVKQTASLYALSAVLFAFYGGRICPMLETLTLMEVATHVSITFLLMFGVRHLFLANHYWINNFQHAKLDTLLFALFGFALAVFYNTMFQFPLDSNLKVLCTMTLFGFFSGTLLQLNAKYVCFDETLSVGKTLESFQGERQSMVKQMIWLIALLVACLTTMLSFVALKDVFWLENNPARIADGTGKVSIIKEFAYIAVVLGGYTIAIMVRWSKLMKKVLLSQESSLIRVSEGKIDTRLPVFEYNELGSMAALTNQMLDSLQDSQDEVVTTRDVAITSLAALAESRDNETGAHILRTQEYVKALACQLASKPEHQSLLTAEYIDLLYKSAPLHDVGKVGVPDSVLLKPGKLTDEEFEVMKQHPVIGAQALSIAEKQMGSSSFLRIAKEISLTHHEKWDGSGYPVGLSGSDIPLSGRLMALADVYDALISKRVYKPAFSHEKAKAIILEGNGKHFDPQIVEAFVAIEDTFVQIAATYKDSASEETPSELMTELTPQVG, from the coding sequence ATGGAAAATCACTACAATGTAAAGCAGACAGCATCGCTCTATGCCCTTTCCGCCGTATTGTTTGCATTCTATGGTGGGCGGATCTGCCCAATGCTTGAGACCTTAACCTTAATGGAAGTCGCCACACACGTCTCCATCACTTTCTTACTCATGTTCGGTGTGCGACATCTGTTTTTGGCTAACCACTACTGGATTAATAACTTTCAGCACGCCAAGCTCGATACATTGCTATTTGCCCTGTTTGGTTTTGCTCTTGCGGTGTTTTACAACACCATGTTCCAGTTTCCACTCGACAGTAATCTGAAAGTCCTATGCACTATGACACTGTTTGGTTTCTTCAGTGGCACCTTGCTGCAACTTAATGCGAAGTACGTCTGCTTCGATGAAACACTCTCTGTTGGAAAAACGCTTGAGTCCTTCCAAGGAGAGAGGCAGTCGATGGTCAAGCAGATGATTTGGCTCATCGCCTTATTGGTTGCCTGTTTAACCACCATGTTGTCGTTTGTTGCACTAAAAGACGTTTTCTGGCTCGAGAATAACCCAGCTAGAATCGCCGACGGGACTGGCAAAGTTAGCATCATTAAAGAGTTTGCCTACATCGCCGTTGTGCTGGGTGGTTACACCATTGCGATCATGGTTCGTTGGAGCAAACTGATGAAGAAAGTACTGCTCAGCCAAGAGAGCTCGTTGATTAGAGTCAGCGAGGGTAAGATCGACACCCGCCTTCCAGTGTTCGAATACAATGAACTTGGCTCAATGGCTGCTCTAACTAATCAAATGTTAGATAGCCTGCAAGATAGTCAAGATGAGGTAGTGACCACGCGTGATGTTGCTATCACCAGCTTGGCAGCACTCGCTGAATCTCGAGACAATGAAACGGGTGCCCATATTCTGCGAACTCAAGAATATGTCAAAGCTCTCGCTTGCCAATTAGCCAGCAAACCAGAGCACCAATCGCTGCTGACGGCAGAGTACATTGACTTACTTTATAAATCCGCTCCACTTCATGACGTCGGTAAAGTCGGAGTCCCTGACTCAGTGCTTTTAAAGCCAGGAAAATTGACTGACGAGGAATTTGAGGTGATGAAACAGCACCCTGTCATTGGTGCTCAAGCGCTTTCTATTGCTGAAAAACAGATGGGCAGCAGCTCGTTCCTTCGCATTGCGAAAGAGATATCTCTAACCCACCACGAGAAATGGGACGGTAGTGGTTATCCTGTTGGCCTGAGTGGTAGTGACATTCCACTTTCAGGCAGATTAATGGCTTTAGCTGATGTCTACGATGCCCTTATCTCGAAACGTGTTTATAAGCCTGCGTTCAGCCATGAAAAAGCCAAAGCGATTATCTTAGAGGGCAATGGCAAACATTTTGACCCACAAATTGTAGAAGCTTTTGTCGCTATCGAAGATACCTTCGTCCAAATTGCAGCAACATATAAAGACTCGGCAAGCGAAGAAACACCATCTGAGCTGATGACGGAACTAACTCCACAGGTCGGATAA
- a CDS encoding methyl-accepting chemotaxis protein has protein sequence MKGLSFKTKLYTIVVTIIFATVLTSYFSAEHFIRTHIESSGSEVVQEKLQILNQGVADKLNNSFQQARSLDVSFINVREIVEKTEFENITKISGDFVFDKEGLVEDKSQVKALLARSASVSAPLSANEVTEENGNKLLKIIAKLDDGSILILDLDLSFITDSLEQASGNGDYLTLNTANGETVFTNRISGDSLAFESQLDVLGDSWVLTAYLDRAVAVASAESISGKITKALLIAAVIIVPLSMLLIALLLKPIASLQKVVNDLASGEGDLTQRLEVSSSDEFGKISNDINHFIESLQQMIAGVKDSCEQTSQSISSLSGQSQDNQTLFTSHQAEVDSVVTSVNEVSATSEGIANDAQSAADLTEIAKQESDQSKLVVEHAMSSMSELLAEVANTSSAIVAMSEDTQRIESVLHVIGDIAEQTNLLALNAAIEAARAGEQGRGFAVVADEVRALASRTRQSTGEINEMLSKLQLTNNSMVSSMETTRERCEQASEQTGKVTVTLESMSEFTQQINQLVVQIAMSVKEQSVVTEQVNQNMVTINEMVQELVNNGETTIDQTSQLTDQNQALLGSVAKFKV, from the coding sequence ATGAAAGGCCTGTCATTTAAAACCAAACTTTACACCATTGTTGTCACTATCATTTTCGCAACTGTGCTCACTAGCTATTTTTCAGCAGAACACTTTATTCGGACACATATTGAGAGTAGTGGCTCGGAGGTTGTTCAAGAAAAGCTGCAGATCCTCAATCAGGGAGTGGCGGATAAGCTGAACAATAGTTTCCAGCAAGCAAGATCATTGGATGTTAGTTTCATTAATGTTCGAGAAATCGTTGAGAAAACCGAGTTTGAGAACATCACTAAGATATCGGGTGATTTTGTTTTTGATAAAGAAGGTTTGGTCGAAGATAAATCGCAAGTTAAGGCATTGCTAGCGAGATCAGCTAGTGTATCCGCTCCCTTATCAGCAAATGAAGTCACTGAAGAAAACGGCAACAAGCTGCTAAAAATCATCGCTAAATTGGACGATGGTAGCATCCTGATATTGGACCTTGATTTGAGTTTCATCACCGATTCGCTCGAGCAGGCCAGTGGTAATGGCGATTATTTAACTCTAAATACAGCTAACGGTGAAACGGTATTTACTAACCGTATATCTGGGGATTCTTTGGCTTTCGAATCGCAGTTGGATGTTCTAGGTGATAGCTGGGTACTTACCGCTTATTTAGACCGAGCCGTAGCTGTAGCCAGTGCAGAGTCGATCAGTGGGAAAATCACCAAAGCTCTGTTAATCGCAGCCGTTATCATTGTGCCTTTAAGCATGCTGCTAATTGCGTTGTTGCTAAAACCTATCGCATCGTTACAAAAAGTGGTTAACGATCTTGCTTCCGGAGAGGGGGATCTTACCCAGCGTTTGGAGGTAAGCTCGAGTGACGAGTTTGGGAAAATTTCCAATGATATTAACCACTTCATAGAGAGCTTACAGCAGATGATTGCGGGTGTTAAAGACTCTTGTGAGCAAACCAGCCAATCTATCTCTTCTTTGAGCGGACAGAGTCAGGATAATCAAACCTTGTTTACTTCGCATCAAGCAGAAGTCGACTCGGTAGTGACATCGGTGAACGAAGTGAGCGCAACCTCAGAAGGTATTGCTAACGATGCACAGTCTGCAGCGGACCTGACTGAGATCGCAAAGCAAGAGAGCGATCAATCGAAGCTGGTCGTAGAACACGCCATGTCGAGTATGAGCGAACTACTGGCAGAAGTGGCCAATACTTCCAGCGCTATCGTTGCTATGAGTGAAGATACCCAACGTATCGAGTCGGTGTTGCATGTGATTGGCGATATCGCAGAACAAACCAACTTGCTTGCGCTTAACGCGGCGATAGAAGCTGCACGTGCAGGAGAGCAAGGTAGAGGTTTTGCCGTCGTTGCAGATGAGGTAAGAGCACTGGCTTCAAGAACTCGTCAAAGCACTGGTGAGATCAACGAGATGCTCAGCAAATTGCAATTAACTAATAACTCCATGGTTTCAAGTATGGAGACGACTCGAGAACGATGTGAGCAGGCTTCAGAGCAGACTGGTAAAGTAACGGTGACGTTGGAGTCAATGAGTGAGTTTACTCAACAGATAAACCAGTTGGTGGTCCAGATCGCCATGTCTGTCAAAGAACAAAGCGTAGTCACCGAACAGGTGAACCAAAACATGGTGACCATCAATGAGATGGTGCAGGAGTTGGTTAACAATGGCGAGACAACCATAGATCAAACCTCACAACTGACCGACCAAAACCAAGCGCTTCTTGGATCGGTAGCCAAATTTAAGGTGTAA
- the asnS gene encoding asparagine--tRNA ligase, with the protein MTYAPVKDVLGGQIAVDSEITVRGWIRSRRDSKAGISFLAIYDGSCFDPIQAVVPNNLNNYEDEVLKLTTGCSVEVTGKVVESPAKGQDFELAATEVKVVGWVEDADTYPMAKTRHSIEYLREVAHLRPRTNVIGAVARVRNCLSQAIHRFYHEQGFFWVSAPLITASDAEGAGEMFRVSTLDMENLPRTDKGDVDYNEDFFGKETFLTVSGQLNAEAYACALSKVYTFGPTFRAENSNTSRHLAEFWMVEPEVAFADLEDVAKLSEDMLKFVFKAVLEECRDDLEFFAQRIDKEAITRLEQFVSSDFAQVDYTDAIQILLDSGREFEFPVEWGIDMSSEHERYLAEEHFKAPVIVKNYPKDIKAFYMRANDDGKTVAAMDVLAPGIGEIIGGSQREERLDILDERMREVGIDPEHMSWYRDLRKYGTVPHAGFGLGFERLVSYVTGMGNVRDVIPFPRTPRSANF; encoded by the coding sequence ATGACTTACGCGCCTGTAAAAGACGTACTAGGCGGCCAAATCGCAGTAGACAGTGAAATCACTGTTCGCGGTTGGATCCGTTCACGTCGTGATTCCAAAGCTGGAATCTCTTTCCTTGCCATTTATGACGGCTCTTGTTTCGACCCGATTCAGGCCGTGGTCCCTAATAATCTGAATAATTACGAAGACGAAGTACTTAAGCTAACCACTGGCTGCTCTGTCGAAGTAACAGGTAAAGTTGTTGAGTCTCCAGCCAAAGGTCAAGACTTCGAACTTGCAGCAACTGAAGTGAAAGTTGTTGGCTGGGTAGAAGATGCTGACACTTACCCGATGGCGAAGACTCGTCACTCAATTGAGTACCTTCGTGAAGTTGCACACCTGCGTCCACGTACTAACGTCATTGGTGCGGTAGCGCGTGTTCGTAACTGCCTATCTCAAGCTATCCATCGCTTCTACCACGAGCAAGGTTTCTTCTGGGTATCTGCTCCATTGATCACTGCATCTGATGCAGAAGGCGCTGGTGAGATGTTCCGCGTTTCTACGCTAGATATGGAAAACCTACCTCGTACTGATAAAGGCGACGTAGATTACAACGAAGACTTCTTCGGTAAAGAGACTTTCCTTACTGTATCTGGTCAGCTAAACGCAGAAGCTTACGCTTGTGCTCTAAGCAAAGTTTACACATTCGGCCCGACGTTCCGTGCTGAAAACTCAAACACCAGCCGCCACCTAGCGGAATTCTGGATGGTTGAGCCTGAGGTTGCATTTGCTGACCTTGAGGACGTAGCTAAGCTATCTGAAGATATGCTTAAGTTCGTATTCAAAGCGGTACTTGAAGAGTGTCGTGATGACCTTGAGTTCTTCGCTCAACGCATCGATAAAGAAGCAATCACTCGTCTAGAGCAGTTCGTTTCTTCTGACTTTGCACAAGTAGACTACACTGACGCAATCCAGATCCTTCTAGATTCTGGTCGTGAGTTCGAATTCCCTGTTGAGTGGGGCATCGACATGTCTTCTGAGCACGAGCGCTACCTTGCTGAAGAGCACTTCAAAGCACCAGTAATCGTGAAAAACTACCCGAAAGATATCAAAGCGTTCTACATGCGTGCGAACGATGATGGCAAGACAGTTGCGGCAATGGACGTACTTGCACCGGGCATTGGTGAAATCATCGGTGGTTCTCAGCGTGAAGAGCGCCTAGATATCCTAGATGAGCGTATGCGTGAAGTAGGTATCGATCCTGAGCACATGAGCTGGTACCGCGACCTACGTAAATACGGCACTGTACCTCACGCTGGCTTCGGTCTAGGTTTTGAGCGTCTAGTCTCTTACGTAACTGGTATGGGCAACGTTCGTGACGTGATCCCATTCCCACGCACACCACGTAGCGCAAACTTCTAA